GGTTACATGCTATTTGATTAGCTGACCGTGTCAGCCACAGCAGAGGTCTGACACATGTTTTCAGAACCAGTTCTGTGGAGCAAACAGATGAAGTAATGAGCAGGGAATGTGGTTTGGTGGAAATTGTTTGGAGGAAATGATGCAGGATTCATTAGAGCAGAGATAACTTCACTGACAGCAGATTAAACTGATAAATGAGACACTAATCCTTTGAACAGTACAATCATGATTAAACTAGGTGCATCCACATTTGTCACAATGTCAAGGCAGATATGCAAATAGTTTTGATTACACTGAaatgatagatggatggattaCACTGTAAATGGTCAGGGTTAGGCCAGAATGGTGAGATTGGTTGGAGCTAACAGGCTACAGTAACTcaccacgtcaggttccactcctgtcgGCCCAggacagaaacctgaggctgcagtgaacaCAGACTCGCCAAGCCTCAGAATTTGTCAAAATTTGGCATCTGCAGAactgatgtgatgcagtcatgacAACATGAACCAGAATCTCAAAAGATCTGTGTGATTCATTAACCTGGATTACTGCCCAGAGCATGACAAAGATCATACACACAACTGTTTTTGTCCTGCTATAAACCAGTTATGTGTGTTTCTTGATGAAGCTGCACATGCAATTAGACACCTCACAGATTTCATCAGATGCCTTTGAAATGACTAAAACAACCATCTGTCTTTCAAaaatctgatttctttttttgcaacCCAGAAATGCACAAGGAAACAGCACAAGACAACAAATATCTGGCTCTgaactgcatgtgtttggaaaTTTGAATCATAACAGTAGAAAGAAATATCTGcagacatggaggaggagacTTCTGGTATCACTGAGTAATCTGTTCAAGTGAAAGATTCCAGtatgttttgatatttgagTCAGACCCTCATCATAGTAAAACACACTACTCACCTCTTAGTCAAAAAGTTAGTTAATCAAAAGTTTCCAAAGAACCAACATTTCCcccttatttttctttctctctcaactTTTACATCAATAGGGTagtttttttgaaattatatataaaatgtaataattcaatacagtttttaaaaatatgtttcataAGAGATACACATCTCTGCCACgctcctgtctcctccttccACCTGATATATTCGGCTGTACCATTTGCATTCTGCAGATTAAGATCTCGGGCTGTTTCACACTTAAGCAAAAACCTTTACATCAGGTTCCTCTTACAGTGTTACACTATCAGGCAAGGGTGTAGATTTGCATAAAGTACTAGTTTAATTGCTGTcgaaaaatcccatgaaaatgtcacgataaatactatgacttctttttataacttactatactgtgacgtttttatgccctactatatgATGTTTATTTGCCTATGTAACATGTATAATATAAACACATACTAcaatacatgtttttattagctagacatatatgtcaatatatgatattgttccaatttctaacaggtttcatatgcaatttttacatatatatgctatacttcaaataaatatatgtacatatatttcatatatgcaCGCAtgttcatatattatatttgcatAGGGGCATTTCTGATTGTAAATCtagatcttatatgttaatataaGAAATCCATTTATTTTTGGAGGGGTGGCGAGGTTGTCCCTACCAaggttgagaccaaacctacgcccttgctTTCACGTGTAACAGCACCTGCAGGTTCATTTTAATACTctactgcagcagagaaaacacgGAGTTGTTTACTTACATTAGAAAGCTGCAGATGTCCATCAAACAAAGCATCTATTCACAGTATTCAGACTACTGAAATACAGTCATGAAATAAATGACTTCATGAAGTATCATTGGAGATATAACCAGATACAACACTACATGATTGCTGCAGACAATCAGAAGGTTCAGAGGTTGAGTTGATTTCACTGTTTGTGACTTCTTGTGGCTCAGAGAAATCCTCCACCGTGGTGTGAAAGTAGCTCTTGTTTGTGATGCATGTTATTTGCTGAGGGGCTGGTCTCTCGCTGAGCAGCTCTACTGACTGCGGACAGTAGGCTTTGTGTGGCTCTGACAAGGATGAAGGAGAGGACTGGGAACCAGGAGAGCACAGTGTGTTCAGGGGTTCAGGATCTCTCAGTGCGGTTGCTTCAGTCAGAAGAGGGCGGGTGTGAAGTATCTCAATGTCACAGCTAATGCACTCCTCCACTTTGTGAGACTGCACCCTTTCACCAGCCTATACAAACATGTAGAAGGGATTATAATATGTAGGTACCTAAGGAAAATAATTACATGAGTTTAGATAATAGAAGCAAGTTCATATGTGTGATCctaacataaacaaaaatagtgtgtgtgcatgactaCGGCAGGTGAATCGGCACAGAAGTTGAACTACTTTACCGTACGGCTTGCTACAATAGGGATTTCCGGGGTACGACTTTCTGTAATGACTGTCAGTCAGACTCAAAgacaaatgtttcaaatgttttctgtttaattgaAATCTGTAGGGGGTCATGGTCATTGCCCTAAATAACATGTTCTTGCCATTTTCAATAATTTCTACAACAGAAGTagaaagtaaaatgttattGTGGCCacttgtcagaaaaaaaaaaatgattatgtaCTAAATGTATCTTAAGATTAGCacatagcatttttttttgttgtgcatCATTTGACTGTTTCAGTAATGTGTCCATACCTCATGCAGGAAGCCGTCTATCTCAAAGGATTTGATGTTCATTCCAGCAGGATAAACAAATATCTCCTTCAGCCCTCTCTTCAGCCTGgaagagacacaacacaaaaagaTAAGATGGGAGAGAGACTGCGGGTCGTCTTCCTCAGGGATGAATGTTTAACTGAAGATTTAAAGATGAAGTTACTCACATCTTTCTCTGAGGCCATAGGAGGATGGTGCAGCCCAGCAGTAACAGGATCGGGGTCAGTATCTTGGCCAGGTGAGCAGAGTCTactggaggaaaatgaagatgaacagTTTACACAACCAAATAGTAAATTTCAAGCTTGTGCACTGGTACTTGAGAATGCTTAGTCAAGATCCTTAGtcaagaggaaaaacaatagTTAAATGGACTTATTTAGATGAACTGTTGTATCTCTACGGTTGCACTGGATGTTATGGCGCTCACAGTTGGTTCTGGTCCTGAAGGGGATCGTGCCTGGTATTCCAGGCCCCGCCTTGGTGAGAGCGCTCACAGAGAACCTGTACTCATGGCCCTGCTTCAGATCCTCTATGGTCACAGACTTCTTCCGAGGGTCTTCCACCAACATATCTAAATGTGCACAAGATTATTAATGCCTTGTATCATGTTACTGAGCGTCATCATAACTCAagtgtgaaattcaaacatatGATTGTTGAGTACAGtccaatattttatttttcaaaacagtcatactttgcatttatttgaaCAGAGAAAGATCAAAATCAAGAATTATCAACACTGGAATCTGTCCTCTGCACATACTTGCAATATTACCTGGCCGCGTATTAGATCCTACTTCCTGTACAGTAACCAGGTAACCAGTGATGAATGCCGGATGAGCAGGATCATCCTCATTGTAATGCCACTCCAGTGTCACAGATGAGGGAGTACTCTGAACAGGTTTAACCACACTCGGTTGTTGTACGGCTTCTGGGAAAAAAATAGTTTGGTTTTCAGAAAGAGAGCCAGACAAAATCGATTAGAAGCGGCAGATTTCAGTCAACAATGGAACTTCCCCAAACTGATATAAAGCCACAGGGACTTTCTATCAGACGCTTGCATTGTTGTGCCGAGGTCAGAATCTGCTGCAAAAGCTTTTGGGGTTATTTTCTTATAAAAATGAAACCTGGTGTTCTGTCCACAGACGTCAAACAATAATATCATTAGCAttgccttcctctctctgcttacTCCGCTACTTATCTGACAAACAGGTCTCTAATGTGCTCATTAGAGCCTCAGATGATTGTGTTGAAACCTTGATAGCCACACCACACGAGCAGTTTCCTCATCTCCCCTGCAGTAATCTGTCCGACCTTCCTGTCTGTCGAAACACCAGTTCTAGAACTTGCTTTAAAGCTCTCTATCAGTAAAACACTGACTAACCTCATGAACGAATACGGTTGTCAGATGTACCTaatacaagaacacacacacacacacacacacacacacacacacacacgcacgcacgcacgcacacacgcacgcacgcacacacgcacgcacgcacgcacgcacgcacacacgcacaaactcATAAACCAGTAACACTTACGAAGCTCTTGTGAGTATCCGGTCTGTACCTCCAGTAGTCTGTGTCCATTTTCTGTGCATCCATAGATATTAAATGTGTACCTACGACCTGCTTTGAAATTGCCTGTGAAATATAGGGTGTATGACAATGAATGCAAAAACAGCACACGCTTACAGTGATCAGTAAAGG
This genomic window from Seriola aureovittata isolate HTS-2021-v1 ecotype China chromosome 5, ASM2101889v1, whole genome shotgun sequence contains:
- the osmr gene encoding leukemia inhibitory factor receptor, coding for MCGLPLVVPVVEWDRVSPGVADTTVSWIIQGNLTGLNLICQVSVDPGSTTELNCNSASGRCKFKLEDLLPNTLYSTKVRCSVNGRLWGKWTHALPFKTCPFVTLNLWRRLKQTSEIYSRQVTLLWTLNAPGSATTETAQRYTVQWSQDGQNRTERKDGAQTQAEVLIGPGQCDFTVQAVLHPCPPINAHITIPKLDNRENLQVERRLSSSPAGGFNLSWPELSTATCAYTVEWCNQGNAVPCTLRWIKMQEGNHTLFLPASNFKAGRRYTFNIYGCTENGHRLLEVQTGYSQELQAVQQPSVVKPVQSTPSSVTLEWHYNEDDPAHPAFITGYLVTVQEVGSNTRPGNIANMLVEDPRKKSVTIEDLKQGHEYRFSVSALTKAGPGIPGTIPFRTRTNLDSAHLAKILTPILLLLGCTILLWPQRKMLKRGLKEIFVYPAGMNIKSFEIDGFLHEAGERVQSHKVEECISCDIEILHTRPLLTEATALRDPEPLNTLCSPGSQSSPSSLSEPHKAYCPQSVELLSERPAPQQITCITNKSYFHTTVEDFSEPQEVTNSEINSTSEPSDCLQQSCSVVSGYISNDTS